A stretch of Castanea sativa cultivar Marrone di Chiusa Pesio chromosome 2, ASM4071231v1 DNA encodes these proteins:
- the LOC142625171 gene encoding serine/threonine-protein phosphatase 7 long form homolog has protein sequence MDKSGDRVHLMFLEFLRNLHDPPKYSWGSGCLAWLYRELCRASDKEASQIGGALQLVQYWAWARLPFLCPRIEPPPGCDYGPWPKAPLAFKWVRVPSPKSRPSGTALIHYREQLARMQPDQIIWQPYEADFGHLHDFASQGGIRGRQGCHRCVFA, from the exons ATGGATAAGtcgggagatagggtgcatctGATGTTCTTGGAGTTCTTGCGGAACCTTCATGATCCGCCaaagtatagttggggtagtggttgcCTGGCATGGTTGTATAGAGAGTTGTGCCGGGCAAGTGATAAAGAGGCATCGCAGATTGGTGGGGCGTTGCAattggtccagtattgggcatgggcgaggttgccattcttgtgcccgaGGATAGAGCCTCCACCTGGATGCgattatggcccatggccaaaagctccacttgcatttaa gtgggtgcgggtgccaagCCCGAAGAGTAGGCCATCCGGCACGGCGTTGATCCATTATCGTGAGCAATTAGCTAGAATGCAGCCGGACCAg ATTATATGGCAGCCATATGAGGCAGACTTCGGCCACCTTCACGACTTCGCGTCGCAGGGAGGGATACGTGGACGGCAAGGGTGCCACCggtgtgtttttgcatag